The following proteins are co-located in the Leptospira weilii genome:
- a CDS encoding TetR/AcrR family transcriptional regulator → MEQLSSRERLIQTTAQLLQEKGYHGTGLKDILKLSGTPSGSLYHHFPDGKEELTAAAIQSAGERLEKQIEATIENHPDLHRALQEFTNHLSQELIDSGFQKGCPIATVVLEIAAENDRIQKVCSSIYLKWQNLLSSSLQRSEMKEDQVKSVSILLLAVIEGALILCRAHHSIEPLEIVRKQLESILSVLIPA, encoded by the coding sequence ATGGAACAACTCAGCTCCAGAGAACGATTGATACAGACCACAGCGCAACTTTTGCAAGAGAAAGGTTATCACGGAACCGGGTTGAAGGACATTCTTAAATTAAGCGGAACTCCGAGCGGTTCGCTTTATCATCATTTTCCCGATGGAAAGGAAGAATTAACTGCGGCCGCAATTCAGAGCGCGGGAGAACGTCTCGAAAAACAAATCGAAGCCACCATTGAAAATCATCCCGATCTTCATAGGGCTTTGCAAGAATTTACGAATCATCTCTCGCAGGAACTAATCGACTCCGGTTTTCAAAAAGGTTGTCCTATTGCAACCGTGGTTTTGGAAATAGCAGCCGAAAACGATCGAATCCAAAAGGTTTGCTCGAGTATATATCTCAAATGGCAAAATTTATTGAGCTCCTCTTTACAAAGATCGGAAATGAAAGAAGATCAGGTGAAATCTGTTTCGATTCTTCTTTTGGCAGTCATAGAAGGGGCTTTGATATTATGTCGTGCTCACCATAGCATAGAACCTTTGGAAATCGTTAGAAAACAATTGGAAAGTATTTTGAGCGTCCTAATTCCTGCTTAA
- a CDS encoding efflux RND transporter permease subunit has protein sequence MLSTVSIQNPIFSWMMMAAIIIFGSVGFSRMGVSQMPDVDFPVVNVSLTLVGANAQVMETDVVDPIEEALMAVEGVTEIRSISSDGSATITVELELSRNVDVAVQEIQTKLAQVSNKLPEELDPAVITKSNPDDVPIIWVSVTAVDRTEKEKMLFVKDFLKDKFQEISGVGEIILGGYVDRTINVYLDPLKLSRNEIAVDDIVNTLKEQNLEVPSGRLENRTNEISLRAVGEVPTAEQFGNIFLNSRSGSPLFRSIRLKDIATVEDGLGEIRRISRFNGISAVAIGIKKLKGANAVQVGDLVKAKVKELKPRLPKGYDLTISNDNTGYIRDSVNELEFTLIFSAILTGFVCRLFLGNWKSTGNVLLAIPTSVIGTFLFLYFAGFTINTFTMLGLSLATGIVVDDAIMVLENITRHREMGKSWFKAALEGALEIRFAALAATLAVVAIFLPVAFMKGIIGRYFLEFGVTISVAVLLSLFEALSFTPMRVSLYGEIKKEKSRLSSVFSVDARESWNRWISRISVFKRMDPTIERFLDYSADLYARSIDFVLKYPRWVVFGSTALFILSLGFFFLLKKEFIPPQDMGRFIVRARLPLGSSLQRTDEMMKKVELYLINRKEIEKYISNVGGFGGTEANTGMFFVTMKEMGHRPKNPKTGKEFTQSALFGILRKDLKELVPEATFSMQDLSQRGFSAGRGYPVELVLTGPDWKTLSALSVQILDKLKESKAVLDVDTDYVAGQKELRLITNREAAALRGVSMANVGNTVGTLMGGKNVSRFTENGRSYDVRVKIRKDQGETIAVIPDIGVRNTFGEFVKLKEIVSIQEKEALKTITRINRERAIRVFGNPAPALGQTVSTEKALEIAREILPDGYSVSITGSAKTAKESGESLTLALTFGILLSYMILASQFNSLKQPLYILLAMPFSFTGALVSLYLFGQSFNMYSFIGLILLLGLVKKNSILLVEFVNHIRSTGKSIRESVKEGCPIRLRPVLMTSFSSIAAAIPPALALGPGAETRIPMAVTILGGMTLSTLITLLVVPAAYYLGEKEKR, from the coding sequence TTGCTCTCCACTGTATCGATACAAAACCCGATTTTCTCTTGGATGATGATGGCCGCGATTATTATTTTTGGATCGGTCGGATTTTCCAGAATGGGCGTTTCTCAAATGCCCGACGTTGATTTTCCTGTAGTCAACGTCTCGCTTACACTCGTCGGCGCCAACGCCCAAGTTATGGAAACCGACGTAGTCGATCCGATTGAAGAAGCCCTAATGGCTGTCGAAGGAGTTACCGAGATTCGTTCGATTTCTTCGGACGGTTCCGCAACTATAACCGTAGAGTTGGAACTCAGTCGAAACGTGGATGTTGCGGTTCAAGAGATTCAGACAAAACTAGCTCAGGTTTCCAATAAACTTCCGGAAGAATTGGACCCGGCGGTGATTACAAAATCCAATCCGGACGATGTTCCGATCATCTGGGTTTCCGTGACCGCGGTCGATAGGACCGAAAAGGAAAAGATGCTTTTCGTGAAGGATTTTCTGAAAGATAAGTTTCAGGAAATTTCGGGAGTGGGCGAAATCATCCTCGGAGGTTACGTCGATCGAACGATCAACGTCTATTTGGATCCGCTCAAACTTTCCAGAAACGAAATCGCCGTGGACGATATTGTCAACACGCTGAAGGAACAGAACTTGGAAGTTCCTTCGGGAAGATTGGAAAACAGAACGAATGAAATCAGTCTTCGAGCGGTGGGGGAGGTTCCCACTGCGGAACAATTTGGAAACATATTTTTAAATTCAAGAAGCGGTTCTCCTCTTTTTAGATCGATTCGACTCAAAGATATTGCGACCGTCGAAGACGGGTTAGGCGAGATCAGAAGAATTTCCCGGTTTAACGGAATTTCTGCGGTTGCGATTGGAATCAAAAAACTCAAAGGAGCCAACGCGGTTCAAGTCGGAGATCTTGTTAAAGCGAAGGTTAAAGAATTAAAGCCGAGGCTTCCGAAAGGTTACGATCTTACGATTTCGAACGATAACACGGGTTATATCAGAGACAGCGTAAACGAGCTCGAATTCACTCTGATCTTTTCCGCAATTCTCACCGGTTTTGTGTGTAGGTTGTTTTTGGGAAATTGGAAAAGTACCGGAAACGTTCTTCTTGCAATTCCGACTTCGGTGATCGGAACGTTTTTATTTTTATACTTTGCGGGTTTTACGATCAACACCTTTACGATGTTAGGTTTGTCTCTTGCGACTGGGATCGTCGTAGATGACGCGATCATGGTTTTGGAAAATATTACGAGACATCGTGAGATGGGAAAGTCCTGGTTTAAAGCCGCATTGGAAGGAGCTTTGGAAATTCGATTTGCGGCTTTGGCGGCTACGTTAGCCGTCGTTGCGATCTTTCTTCCGGTGGCTTTTATGAAAGGAATCATCGGAAGATACTTTTTGGAATTCGGAGTTACGATTTCCGTCGCCGTTTTACTTTCTCTATTTGAAGCGTTGAGTTTTACACCGATGCGTGTTTCCTTGTACGGAGAAATTAAAAAGGAGAAGTCCCGCCTTTCCTCGGTTTTTTCGGTCGATGCGCGCGAATCTTGGAATCGTTGGATTTCGAGAATTTCAGTTTTTAAAAGGATGGATCCGACGATCGAACGATTTCTCGATTACAGCGCTGACTTGTACGCGCGTTCGATCGATTTCGTATTAAAATATCCGCGTTGGGTCGTATTCGGATCGACCGCATTGTTTATTTTGTCTCTCGGATTTTTTTTCCTTCTGAAAAAAGAATTTATTCCGCCTCAGGATATGGGTCGTTTTATCGTTCGAGCCAGATTACCATTGGGTTCTTCTTTGCAGAGAACGGATGAAATGATGAAAAAAGTGGAACTGTATTTGATCAACCGAAAGGAAATCGAAAAATACATATCCAACGTGGGAGGATTCGGAGGAACCGAAGCGAACACGGGAATGTTCTTTGTCACGATGAAGGAAATGGGACACAGACCGAAAAATCCTAAGACCGGAAAAGAGTTCACTCAGTCGGCGCTTTTCGGAATTTTGAGAAAAGATTTAAAGGAACTCGTGCCCGAAGCGACCTTCTCTATGCAGGATCTTTCCCAGAGAGGATTTTCCGCGGGGAGAGGTTATCCCGTCGAACTCGTGTTAACCGGCCCAGATTGGAAAACGTTATCCGCTCTTTCGGTTCAGATCTTGGATAAGCTCAAGGAAAGCAAGGCCGTTTTAGACGTGGATACGGATTACGTCGCCGGACAAAAAGAACTCAGACTTATCACCAATCGAGAAGCAGCCGCACTCCGAGGCGTGAGTATGGCGAACGTTGGAAACACGGTTGGAACATTGATGGGCGGAAAGAATGTAAGTCGTTTTACAGAAAACGGAAGAAGTTACGACGTAAGAGTAAAAATCCGAAAGGATCAGGGAGAAACGATAGCGGTCATTCCAGACATCGGTGTTCGAAACACCTTCGGCGAATTCGTCAAACTCAAAGAAATTGTGAGCATTCAAGAAAAGGAAGCGCTTAAAACGATCACTCGGATCAATCGGGAAAGAGCAATTCGTGTTTTTGGAAATCCCGCTCCCGCCTTAGGTCAGACTGTATCGACGGAGAAGGCGCTTGAGATTGCCAGAGAGATTCTTCCAGACGGTTATTCCGTTTCAATTACTGGTTCGGCCAAAACCGCTAAAGAATCAGGCGAAAGTCTTACGCTTGCTTTGACGTTCGGAATTCTTCTTTCTTATATGATTCTTGCTAGTCAGTTCAACAGTTTAAAACAACCGCTTTATATTCTTCTCGCAATGCCTTTTAGTTTTACAGGAGCGTTAGTCTCTCTTTATCTGTTCGGCCAGTCGTTCAATATGTACAGCTTTATCGGGCTCATTCTCCTTTTGGGTTTGGTAAAAAAGAATTCGATTCTTCTTGTGGAGTTTGTAAACCACATTCGATCGACTGGAAAAAGCATTCGAGAATCCGTCAAAGAAGGCTGCCCGATCCGTTTAAGACCGGTGCTTATGACTTCTTTCAGTTCGATTGCGGCTGCGATTCCTCCCGCTTTGGCTCTCGGCCCCGGGGCGGAAACGAGAATCCCAATGGCGGTGACGATTTTGGGAGGAATGACCCTTTCCACTTTGATTACGCTTTTGGTCGTTCCCGCGGCGTATTACCTCGGAGAAAAGGAAAAACGATGA
- a CDS encoding TolC family protein has product MNRKNIIKIEFINPPLLQVKRSALSHGSLWSGFGFKNTFKKTNLFYLSLAALAFGFGCIDDSKIRTGDGVVESGLEEVTGVTTEKIRNISPEQELSIDELYSYAVERTERIALKEEAIQQADSQKAAAFASFFPSLSLVYNKFYRIPGPNSQFNPFYTEPNPLTGGSSTSSLPPTVGPGTRLLLSIPILNGVSQYTTYKAAGALANVRMNEAKFESGRLYLEIAQAYYNVLQLKEVLSLEEKKKDLVRKMILERRRLFSLGKITRADLSGAEADFSRSEASLEDFKYQLKQAEMALESLVGIGEGGLRLSIPKGAISIPQNLSPEERIAKRYDVIAAKENLKMAELNLKKAWGGHLPSVTLNNYYTIPEHNTTPNKDITMQLSINVPLLSAGTITAGIKQAESAVRQAELQLSQAKRIATDEIRKAYESSRNSARLLSLYSKALNSVESNLSSQRRGFSFKTVSRLELLISEISFLDSEIAYRRAFYQHSLNTIWYSVAIGELPKLKKLKEEDKTRD; this is encoded by the coding sequence ATGAATCGAAAAAATATTATAAAAATAGAATTTATAAATCCGCCTTTGCTGCAAGTCAAAAGATCGGCTCTATCGCATGGAAGCTTATGGTCGGGATTCGGCTTTAAAAACACTTTCAAAAAAACGAATTTATTTTACCTTTCTCTTGCGGCCTTGGCGTTTGGCTTCGGTTGTATCGATGATTCGAAGATTCGAACGGGCGATGGAGTTGTCGAATCCGGTCTGGAGGAAGTCACCGGAGTTACGACCGAAAAGATTCGGAACATTTCCCCCGAGCAAGAGTTGAGCATAGACGAACTTTACTCATACGCGGTGGAAAGAACGGAAAGAATCGCGCTTAAGGAAGAGGCGATTCAGCAAGCGGATTCTCAAAAGGCGGCGGCGTTTGCTTCCTTCTTTCCGTCCTTGTCCTTGGTATATAATAAATTTTATAGGATCCCCGGACCGAATTCTCAATTTAACCCGTTTTATACGGAACCGAATCCTCTTACGGGAGGATCTTCTACGAGTAGCCTGCCTCCGACCGTCGGCCCCGGAACGAGATTACTTTTGAGTATTCCCATCTTAAACGGAGTAAGCCAGTACACGACTTATAAGGCCGCGGGCGCTCTCGCCAATGTGAGAATGAACGAGGCTAAGTTCGAGTCCGGGCGTCTCTATCTGGAAATTGCACAAGCATATTATAATGTTCTACAATTAAAAGAGGTTCTTTCGTTGGAGGAGAAAAAAAAGGATCTCGTTCGTAAAATGATTCTGGAAAGACGAAGGCTTTTTTCTTTGGGAAAAATCACCAGGGCCGACTTGAGCGGGGCCGAAGCGGATTTTTCCAGATCCGAAGCAAGTCTCGAGGATTTTAAATACCAATTGAAACAGGCCGAAATGGCGTTGGAAAGTCTTGTGGGAATAGGGGAAGGGGGACTTCGATTGTCGATTCCTAAGGGAGCGATTTCCATTCCTCAAAACCTATCACCCGAAGAAAGGATCGCGAAACGATACGACGTGATTGCGGCAAAAGAAAATCTTAAGATGGCGGAGCTCAATTTGAAAAAGGCCTGGGGCGGGCATTTGCCTTCGGTTACGTTAAACAATTATTATACGATTCCGGAGCATAACACGACTCCGAATAAGGATATCACAATGCAGTTGTCGATCAACGTTCCTTTGTTATCCGCCGGAACGATCACGGCGGGAATAAAACAAGCGGAATCGGCCGTTAGACAGGCGGAATTACAATTATCCCAAGCAAAACGGATCGCAACGGACGAGATTCGAAAAGCCTACGAAAGTTCCCGGAATTCCGCTCGATTATTATCCTTATATTCAAAAGCTCTTAATTCCGTAGAATCCAATCTGAGTAGTCAGAGAAGGGGTTTTAGTTTCAAAACAGTTTCCCGCCTTGAGCTTCTGATATCGGAAATTTCTTTTCTGGATTCCGAAATCGCGTATAGAAGGGCGTTTTATCAACATTCTTTGAATACGATTTGGTATTCCGTTGCGATCGGAGAATTGCCAAAATTAAAAAAATTGAAAGAAGAAGATAAGACTAGGGATTAG
- a CDS encoding acyl-CoA dehydrogenase family protein → MIISNYFQDNEDLRLVFDELIDWEKIIHAYEHKFEDAEEYKKTGNERLAYAPSSVEEAKEYYKSVLESLGEIMGEFVAPRSKEMDQIGLKYANGKVTFPTAQEECYNTLRDAGLMPISISRKFGGLGLPATVQSFMMEIAARADAAFCLAYGNINIVEIMERYASSEMCEKWLPEISAGKYSAAMALTEPNYGSDLPNVQTRATQDTNGVWRVNGAKRFITHACGYIDAPSVILTLARTGSPGSGARGLSFFLVKGKDVHIAGVEHKMGLHCSPTCEVVFDNSPGELIGKTGYGLVKYSMGMMNAARLTIATQSLGIATAAYYEGKKYASERIQFGKPIEQIPAVRKILDRMEREILATRVLIAETGKAIDLYHWPKEHLIKIEGKSEKDVSQDETIRRWEKLADLFTPLSKYYASEGCVAISSDALQIHGGSGYTEDYDVARIYRDSRITTIYEGTTQLQIVAAIGGVVSGMSPTGQLRQYAEEELSKFSPSEDLKKVWSDLDTSVGLYKSIHDGNVKDSLAFEVVETTARFLCGMLLERSLKALSGKELQKRKAITQAYHLDSVATASANLIKLERASKQAVLA, encoded by the coding sequence ATGATTATCAGTAATTATTTTCAGGATAACGAGGATCTTAGACTCGTTTTCGACGAGTTGATCGATTGGGAAAAGATTATTCACGCTTACGAACACAAATTCGAAGACGCGGAAGAATATAAAAAGACCGGCAATGAAAGATTGGCGTATGCTCCTTCAAGCGTGGAGGAGGCTAAGGAATACTATAAATCCGTATTGGAATCCTTGGGTGAAATTATGGGAGAATTTGTGGCTCCCCGCAGTAAGGAAATGGATCAAATCGGACTCAAGTATGCAAATGGAAAGGTAACGTTTCCGACGGCTCAGGAAGAATGTTATAATACTCTCCGGGACGCGGGACTTATGCCGATTTCGATCAGCAGGAAATTCGGCGGATTGGGATTACCTGCAACTGTTCAGTCTTTTATGATGGAAATTGCGGCGAGGGCCGACGCGGCGTTTTGTCTTGCATACGGAAATATAAATATTGTGGAAATTATGGAAAGATACGCTTCTTCCGAAATGTGCGAGAAATGGCTCCCTGAAATTTCCGCCGGAAAATACAGTGCGGCGATGGCGCTTACCGAACCAAACTACGGATCCGATCTCCCGAACGTTCAAACAAGAGCGACTCAAGATACAAATGGCGTCTGGAGAGTCAACGGAGCGAAACGTTTTATCACACACGCCTGCGGTTATATCGATGCTCCTTCCGTAATTCTTACCTTGGCGAGAACTGGATCGCCCGGAAGTGGCGCGAGAGGATTGTCTTTCTTTCTCGTAAAAGGAAAAGATGTTCATATAGCCGGAGTGGAACATAAGATGGGGCTTCATTGTTCTCCGACTTGCGAAGTTGTTTTCGATAATTCTCCGGGAGAACTGATCGGAAAAACCGGATACGGTCTTGTGAAGTATTCTATGGGAATGATGAATGCGGCGAGACTTACAATCGCGACTCAATCTTTAGGGATTGCGACTGCCGCTTATTACGAAGGAAAAAAATACGCTTCGGAAAGAATTCAATTCGGCAAACCGATCGAACAAATTCCCGCGGTCAGAAAAATTTTGGATCGAATGGAAAGGGAGATTCTAGCTACCAGAGTTCTTATTGCTGAAACCGGAAAGGCGATTGATCTCTATCACTGGCCGAAAGAGCACCTTATCAAAATCGAAGGCAAATCCGAAAAAGATGTGAGTCAGGATGAAACGATTCGTCGTTGGGAAAAGCTTGCGGATCTGTTTACGCCGCTCAGTAAGTATTATGCGTCCGAAGGGTGCGTGGCAATTTCATCGGATGCGTTGCAGATTCACGGAGGGAGCGGTTACACCGAAGACTACGACGTAGCTCGGATCTATAGAGATAGTAGAATCACTACGATTTACGAAGGAACAACCCAATTGCAAATCGTGGCTGCAATCGGCGGTGTCGTATCGGGTATGTCTCCAACCGGACAACTTAGACAATACGCGGAGGAAGAACTTTCTAAATTCTCCCCGTCGGAAGATCTCAAAAAAGTTTGGAGCGATCTGGATACGAGTGTGGGACTTTATAAATCGATTCATGACGGAAATGTGAAAGATTCTTTGGCATTTGAGGTGGTGGAAACCACCGCTCGTTTTCTTTGCGGAATGCTTTTAGAAAGGTCACTCAAGGCGTTGAGCGGAAAGGAACTTCAAAAACGAAAAGCGATCACACAAGCCTATCATTTGGATAGCGTCGCGACGGC